Sequence from the Nitrospinaceae bacterium genome:
TAGCCGTGTAGGCTAGGTGGCGTCAATGTTTGGAAAATCGTTAGTCAGGTTTTGACCCTTGGACAAGTGCGGCAACGATTTTTTGGGATTCACGAAGAAGTTTTATTTCCGCATCTCCAGGTGGAGTAGCCAGGGCGAGAGGAGAGGCGGCTTCGATGTCTTGGGGAGCGAGCGCATATTCTTTCGCAACAGCGCCAAGGAGCGCCCAGGCAGCGCCAGCGAGCGCGAACCCGAGTGAGGCCCCATGAATGGTGGCGAGCGCCTCAAGATTACTGGATATGACTCTGAGGCTCTCAGAAGGCGTTTCGGGAGGGCTTGGCGTATTGGTGAATAGGGTGCCGCCTGCAATGAGAGCTCCGCCCATGGGCGGTATGATGGCCAGCGTGGGGTCGCATACAATCTCAAGGTCGTATCGGTCGGGAATGTTCAAATCTTTGAGTGGTGTTGCATCAATTTTGACAAGCGCCCGGTCGGCCACCCCTGGCGGAGAGGGCCACATTGGCGTGCGAACCTGGGCGGATAGTCCTGCCTTGCCCGCGCCATCTCCAAGAAGCTGCGCCGCAACAAGAAAATCATCGCTCTGGTCGAGGGCGCGCCTTCCATGAAAACAAATGCTCCTCACTTTATCTCCCAATGGGGGTGAGTATCGTCCTGCTGGCAAACTAAAAATAACGAATAGTTGAAAACTAACAACTTTCAAACGATAGCCTAAAGAAAATCGCCGGGCGATGTGTTAATCTTAAATCAACTTGGCTGCACCGTACGCGGTTTTCACCTGAAGGATAACAAATTGAGCAAGCGGTTTACGATTTTTACATATGGCTGCCAGATGAATCGCTACGATACCGAAACGATTACCGGGTATCTGGCACAGGAAGGCTATGAGCCCAGTGACGATCCGGCTCTTGCCGATCTGATTCTTCTCAATACCTGCTCGATAAGAGACCGCGCCGAGCAGAAGGTGTTCAGCCAACTGGGTCGCCTCCGAAAGCTCAAGATTAAAAATCCTGATTTGAAGATTGGGGTATGTGGATGCTTCGCCACTCGTGATGGCGCCAGTATTGCTTCAAAGGGCGCTGGTGTTGACTTGGTATTTGGCACACAAAATATCTCGAAGCTTCCTGAACTTCTAGGCAGCCTTGAGGCGGGGCTCGTATGCGACACGGCGCCGGTCGAACCCGATTTTACGGAACTGGCTCCAATACAAAGGCAAGATGGTTTAAGCGCCTATGTAAGCATCGCGCGCGGGTGCGATAATTATTGCTCGTTCTGTGTTGTTCCCCACACTCGGGGGCCGGAATGGAGCAAGCCAAGCAATTTGATTGTCGATGAGTCCGAGGCTGCTGTCCGAGAAGGGTTCAGGGAAATTAACCTTCTAGGACAGAACGTGAATTCTTATGGAAAAAAAATAGAAAATGAACTCTCCTTTGGGGGCCTGCTTCGGCGGCTTGATCGTATTGACGGACTAAAGCGTCTGCGCTTCATGACGTCGCACCCCCAGGACTGTGATGAAAATATGATTGACGCGATGGCCGAGTGTGAATCCGTGTGCGAGCACTTGCATCTGCCCGTTCAGTCCGGTGGAAATGATGTACTTCGTCGAATGGAGCGGGGCTACACGGTCGAGGAATATCTCTCGAAAGTCGCTATGTTCAAAGACCGGGTGCCGGGGGGCACTCTCACTTCGGATGTCATCATCGGCTTTCCAGGTGAGAGTGAAAAGGATTTTGAGGGAACACTTGAGGTCATGAAAGAGGCGCGATTCGATAATATCTACATGTTCAAGTATTCGCCGCGCCCGGGGACCCCAGCCGAATCGATGGAAGGACAGTTGCCGGAGGAGGTGGCATCAGATCGTTTTCAGACGGCCCATCAATTGCAGCGCGAGATTTCCGAATCTCTTCATCGTGAATTAGAGGGCTCAATTGTTGAGGTGATGGTTGAGGGTCCTCTCGCCGAGAAACCGCGTAAACAGGTCGAAGACGCCCCTTTCGTGGAGCCTCTTCTGCAGATTTCGGTCCCCAAAAGGTTTGTGGGTCGCAGTCGGGGCAATCATCGGGTACAATTTCATGTAGAGGGGCCTGCCCCTCGTGGTGGAGAATTAGTGGATGTAACAGTGCTCCGGAGTAGTATTAACAATCTCGGAGGGGTG
This genomic interval carries:
- the miaB gene encoding tRNA (N6-isopentenyl adenosine(37)-C2)-methylthiotransferase MiaB is translated as MSKRFTIFTYGCQMNRYDTETITGYLAQEGYEPSDDPALADLILLNTCSIRDRAEQKVFSQLGRLRKLKIKNPDLKIGVCGCFATRDGASIASKGAGVDLVFGTQNISKLPELLGSLEAGLVCDTAPVEPDFTELAPIQRQDGLSAYVSIARGCDNYCSFCVVPHTRGPEWSKPSNLIVDESEAAVREGFREINLLGQNVNSYGKKIENELSFGGLLRRLDRIDGLKRLRFMTSHPQDCDENMIDAMAECESVCEHLHLPVQSGGNDVLRRMERGYTVEEYLSKVAMFKDRVPGGTLTSDVIIGFPGESEKDFEGTLEVMKEARFDNIYMFKYSPRPGTPAESMEGQLPEEVASDRFQTAHQLQREISESLHRELEGSIVEVMVEGPLAEKPRKQVEDAPFVEPLLQISVPKRFVGRSRGNHRVQFHVEGPAPRGGELVDVTVLRSSINNLGGVALPVGVAMEETAT